Part of the Verrucomicrobiota bacterium genome, TCTGGCGAAGCTCGGGCATGGCGGTGATCAACTCCATGCGGTGGCCGTCGATGTGGTCTCTCCTGAATCCGTGCAATCCGCAGCGCAATCGGCGCTTCGCACTTTCGGCAAGGTGGACATCCTCATCAACAACGCCGGCATTGCCGGGGTCTCGAAAAAACTGTGGGAGTGCAGTCCGCAAGAATGGCGCGAGGTGATGGACATCGATTTGTTTGGCGTCTTTCTGTGTTGTCACGCGCTCGTGCCGGCCATGATCACCCATGGATGGGGACGCATCGTCAACATTGCGTCCATTGCGGGCAAAGAGGGCAATCCGAACGCCTCGCATTACAGCGCCGCCAAAGCGGGTGTCATCGGTCTCACCAAGTCGCTCGGCAAAGAGCTGGCGCTGACGAATGTGCGGGTGAATTGCGTGACCCCGGCCGTGATTGAGACCGAGATTCTCAAGCAGGTCTCCGAGGAGCACGTGAAGTACATGCTTTCGAAAATCCCGATGAACCGGACCGGAAAAGTGGACGAAGTTGCCGCGCTGGTCGCGTGGTTGTCCTCGGAAGACTGCTCGTTTTCAACGGGAGCCGTCTTCGATATCTCGGGGGGGCGGGCGACCTATTGATCGAGTCGCGAAAAGTCCGGTGGGCCGATCACGCCCGCGACCGCGGGCCGTTCTAAACCCGCGCATCTTTCACCCGCGCGAACCCCTTTCGTGACCCCGTCGGAATTCCTGCGCGTGGATTTAGGTCGAAGCCTGGTGGGTGGCGACGGCGGCGGTGATGGAGTTGATATCCCTGAGGATCTCCCGGGCCTTGGGCTGATCCGTGATTTTGAGCCCGAAGTTCTTGTCCAAAGCCACGACTAGTTGAAGGGCGTCCACGGAGTCCAAGCCCAAGCTGCCGGGCCCGAAGAGAGGCTGATCATCCCGCAGATCCTCGAGGGGCGTTTGCAGCATGATGTTGGCGGCCAGCATTTCCCGGATCCGGGGTTTGAGCTCGTCGGACATAAACGTGTTTGGCGCGGGAGGATGGAGAATCCGCCCACGGACGAGAAGGCAAAAAGTGGCGGGGTGTTGAGCAGCCCGAATCATGACCGGGCCGTCATCGACTGGGTCATGATTCGGGTACTCCATCGGTGCATCCCGATGTTGCCGGTGATGCAGGTAGGGCGCGTCCGTCCCGGCGCGCCGCCGGAGCATGATGTTTTGCATCCAGTGGGCGGCGGGCTGGGACAGGCCCGCCCTACCAACAACATCGGGATACACGGGTACTCCATCGTCGTCCTTGTTGTTCCTTTGAAAGTCACGTAAAGTCTGATCATGTCCGATGATCGGCACGAGACCCGCGGCTCCGCGTTCTTCTTCACGGGAGGCACGTTGCGAGCGGACGCGGAATCGTATGTCGAGCGCCCCGCGGATCGGAAATTGCTTCAGGCTCTCAGCCATTCGGAGTTCTGCTACGTGCTGACTTCCCGACAGATGGGGAAATCCTCGTTGATGGTGCGAACCGCGCGCCGGTTGCGCGAACGCGGGGTTCGGGTCGTGGTGCTCGATTTGACGGCTCTCGGCCTCAACGTTTCTCCCGAGCAATGGTATGACGGATTCATAGCCCGGTTGGGAAACCAACTTGATCTCGAGTCTGAACTGGAGGAGTTCTGGCTCGCCAACCGCCAAGCCGGGCCCTTGCAACGCCTGCTCGACAGCTTGGGAAAAATCGTCCTGCCCACCATCGAGAAGGCCGCCCCAGGCCAGGAAGCCGACCAGCGCCTGGTTATTTTCATCGACGAAATCGACGTGGTCCGAAGCCTTCCCTTCTCTTCCGACGAATTCTTTTCTGGCATCCGCGAATGTTACAATCGCCGCGCGCTCGAACCTCGCTGGTCCAAGCTCACGTTTTGTCTGCTGGGCGCCGCAACGCCTGCCGACTTGATTCGCGATCAGAAAATCACGCCCTTCAATATCGGGCGCCGCATCGAATTGACCGATTTCGGAGATCTGGACACCGTAGGATTGCAGGGCGGACTCCGGTCCGCCTTTGAACCGGTGTTTGCGGGTTCAGGCGGGGCGAAGGTCCTACCCACCGACACCCGCCGCATGGTGTCGAGAGTCTTGCATTGGACGGGCGGCCATCCCTATCTCACCCAGCGATTGTGCCGTGCGTTGGCCGAAATCGATCCCAGCATGCATTCGGAACTTTCCGAGGAGCAATTGGTGGATCGCTTCTGCGACGAGCTCTTTCTTTCCACCCAAGCCCGGGAGCGGGACGACAACCTGCTGTATGTCCGGGACCGCGTCCTCAGGACCAACAAGGATCTCGCGGGCGTGTTGAACCTCTACCAAAAAGCGCTTCAAGATGAATTCGTGGCGCCGGAGGAGAATCATCCGCTTTTAGATGAGCTGCGCTTGGCGGGGTTGCTGCGCCTCCGGTCGGACGGCACGGCCATGGAAATTCGCAATCGCATTTACCGGAGCGTTTTTGACCAGGGATGGGTCCGCCTGCACCGTCCGGACGCCCTTTTGGTGCGCGAAAACGGGGAACGCATCGCGTTGCGATCGTTGTGCAACATCGGACGTGCTCCTTCCAATGAGCTGGTGCTGCAAAGCGAACGCGTTTCCCGGCGACACGCGCAGATTCAAATGCAGCCCGGAGGCGAATTCTGGCTGGTGGACCTGGGCAGCAGCAACGGCACCCTCCTCAATGGACGTCCGGTGACCTCCCCGATTCCGTTGCGTGACCAGGACTTGATCGAGATCGGACAGATCCGGCTGGTCTTTCAGCAAGAACGCATGCCCAGAGGAGCCGCGAATCGCGCCACGTCGCATGACGCCACCGTTACGGATACCGTGATCGCCTCCCGCAGTTCAGTCGCCAAGCACGGACT contains:
- a CDS encoding SDR family oxidoreductase translates to MNKLDLKNRVAVVTGGARGIGLAIAQRLLDSGARCSLWDRDQAALDAALAKLGHGGDQLHAVAVDVVSPESVQSAAQSALRTFGKVDILINNAGIAGVSKKLWECSPQEWREVMDIDLFGVFLCCHALVPAMITHGWGRIVNIASIAGKEGNPNASHYSAAKAGVIGLTKSLGKELALTNVRVNCVTPAVIETEILKQVSEEHVKYMLSKIPMNRTGKVDEVAALVAWLSSEDCSFSTGAVFDISGGRATY
- a CDS encoding acyl carrier protein — encoded protein: MSDELKPRIREMLAANIMLQTPLEDLRDDQPLFGPGSLGLDSVDALQLVVALDKNFGLKITDQPKAREILRDINSITAAVATHQAST
- a CDS encoding FHA domain-containing protein: MSDDRHETRGSAFFFTGGTLRADAESYVERPADRKLLQALSHSEFCYVLTSRQMGKSSLMVRTARRLRERGVRVVVLDLTALGLNVSPEQWYDGFIARLGNQLDLESELEEFWLANRQAGPLQRLLDSLGKIVLPTIEKAAPGQEADQRLVIFIDEIDVVRSLPFSSDEFFSGIRECYNRRALEPRWSKLTFCLLGAATPADLIRDQKITPFNIGRRIELTDFGDLDTVGLQGGLRSAFEPVFAGSGGAKVLPTDTRRMVSRVLHWTGGHPYLTQRLCRALAEIDPSMHSELSEEQLVDRFCDELFLSTQARERDDNLLYVRDRVLRTNKDLAGVLNLYQKALQDEFVAPEENHPLLDELRLAGLLRLRSDGTAMEIRNRIYRSVFDQGWVRLHRPDALLVRENGERIALRSLCNIGRAPSNELVLQSERVSRRHAQIQMQPGGEFWLVDLGSSNGTLLNGRPVTSPIPLRDQDLIEIGQIRLVFQQERMPRGAANRATSHDATVTDTVIASRSSVAKHGLRSPPPRGPSAS